A region of the Ranitomeya imitator isolate aRanImi1 chromosome 5, aRanImi1.pri, whole genome shotgun sequence genome:
CAAAAAATATGCATACAGTATATaccctgccatatatatatatatatatatatatatacagtatttacccTTCAAAAAATATGCATACAGTATATaccctgccatatatatatatatatatatatatacagtatttacccttccaaaaatatgcatacagtatataccctgactatatatatacagtacttacccttccaaaaatatgcatacagtatataccctgctatatatatatatatatatatatatatatatatatatatatatatatatatatatatatatatatatatatacacaggatttacccttccaaaaatatgtatacagtatataccctgtcaaaaaagaaaaaaaaaatatatatatatatacagtacttacCCTTCCAAAattatttatacagtatataccctgactatatatatttatatatatacgcaGTATTTTCCCTTCCTgaaatatgtatacagtatataccctgcaaaacaaatatatatatatatatatacagtgtttacctttccaaaaatgtatatacagtatataccatgacaaaaatatatgtatatatatacagtataacattattattatatacagtatataccatgcagaaaaaaaaaaatatatgtatatatatactatttACCCTTCCAAAagaataaatacagtatataccatgctatatatatatattgccctgGAAGAATATGTATACAAACTTTGTAAGCTGCATGcatgtataaataaatatatagaaatgtgtgtatatatatctatctatatctatctatctatctatatatatattttaccctGCACAAAGGATCTTTACTCTGCAAGAGTATGTATTCAGTATTTACTCTGCGAAAAGAATGTATGCGGTATTTATTCTACAAAAAATATGTATACGGTGTTTACCCTGCAAAAAAGCGAAGCCATGTATTACACCGCAAATATATAAGTACCCAGCATTTGCCCATGTCTGTCTGCAAAGCGCACATTTTGGGTAAGGTAATTAATATGATAGGTTTATTCTAGAAGCCCGTTCTACATATATGATTCTTGGAAATGCGGCCACAGAGCTGTGATCCTTGTTCGCAATGTGGATTAGCTGATGCCGACCGTGATCTGCAGGAACCGCCGCCGCCTCTACAATCCAGTGCAGCAGGCTCGCCTTATACACAGCTATAGCCACAGCGCCCCCATCAGGCGCACCGCCGCAGGTGCACCGTGGGCCGAGCAGCCTCCGGAGATGTGGCCGGCGTCGGGGACCGTCCTGGACGCTATTTGCTGCTTATTTCTATTCTGCACAGGGGAAAACAAACAATCCCTCAGGGACCGCAGAAAGCGCTGCTGCTTCTGCTGGAGCTACTAATCTCGTCGGTTAAATAGTTCCTGGTGACCTTAACCCTTTCCATGGACCGTGCTAAGTAAGTTTGTAATCACAGCCCAGCTCCCTGCGGACAGATGACTGAGCAGGGGCAGCCTGGGAGAGGGGCAGCCAGCGTCCCCGGGCAGGagaggggcacagggattacacctGCACGTTATCAGCACAGTCTACACCTGTTCTGTAACTAGGAGCTTCACTGTACACCTTCACACACTGGTGCAGGCAGAACATGGCAGTCTGGTGAAGAAAATGCTCCAGTTACTCCTAGCTAAAGGTGCGCCATGCGGTCTGAACGCTGCGGTTTCCATGTTCTGGTATTATTATACTTGCCGATCATATGTACAAATAGCACATGGCATGTGATTATATCATCGAAGGGAAGCTATGATGACAACGTTTAAAGCATAGGACTAaattgtgtgtgggggggggggggacacagacCTAGTATTGTTATTCCACTcctacgttcagtatttggtccgtattttccatcagtatttgtaactaaaatcaggagaggaaaaatcagaggaaaagtataataggaacatgtcaccacttctgcatttatcgcccactcctggttttggcttacaaatactgatgtaaaatactgaccaaatactgatagtgtgaacgtggtcTTAGTAGTTACAAAAAACAATTGCAGCATTATTAGTTGTAATGAAAATGTTCATGCTTCTGGTGCTGCTAATAGTAAAAGAAGCAGAATATGTATCACAGACCCCTCTACCAGTAGTAATAAGTGGTAGGGACAGCAGTGGATGTGATATTTGTCGGTAAAACCTGTAATATATTGTGTTAATGCCCCTGAAAATATTTCATAAATATTCCATCAGATCTGCACAGATCACCCAGGACAGAAATCCGCGCACAATCTGACATCACAATCCTCGTTGTTTTCCAGCCATGTCCCCATTGAGATCATCTATTTTGCAGGGTGCTGATGGCTTCTCGGCTAACTGGCTGCTCGGACTTCACAAATCGCTGACAAAGAACATTGAACGTTTCATCAACGTTGTTAGGACAACAAGGAAGTATGTCCCAGATAATAACCCCCACTTCAAAGATCTGCCAGCTCAATACAACTCGGCCCATCCTTTTTATTCAGCCCCATCAACTAGCACTAAAGGGACTGaactgtttggattttttttttcgtcGTGTTTATTTTTCTCCTATTCATAGAGGTACTTGGATAAAATAAACAACAAGACAATTACTTGCGCGTAGCCTTTATCCCATCTTCTGCCAGAGACCACTGAGCCAACCCTAGCAATGAGGGGGTTAAAAGAACCCAGATCTATCAGCCAGTGTATGTACATAGACCTGGCTGAGGAATGGACATAGGCATAAGTGTGTGTGTGCAAATGGCTGAGGTCAATCCCCAACAATCAGAATTGTCGCATGTGCTCCTTTATATTGCTTTATATAGTATGCAACAAATATCATTATTATCAATAACAATAATACACTAGAATTCTATATAAGCAATATATTTATGGTAGacacatgcatacatatatatatatatatatatgtgtgtgtgtgtgtgtataggcatatatatatatatatatatatatctgtgcgtgtatatatatgtttatatatatattcatatatatagaaagatgtatatatatatatatatatatatatatatatatatatatatatatatatatatatatatatacagccaaaaAAGGAGATAGCACATTCTAAATAATAAAGTAGAAATCCTTAGTTCCTCCTATTTGGGATGTGGTGCctccttttttatatttttgtatatttgaTAGGAAGCTTTCACAATCTCCTTGAGGGAGATTTGCACCCATTTAGGGAGTGCTGCTGTatttatgtgtatgtatatacatttaaagtatatatatatatatatatatatatatatatatatatatatatatatacaaaaaatcaCATATATCACAAATGGCTGATAATTACattatatattaaaaataaaatctgcTGTATTAAGCATAAAGAAGGAGAAACCAAAGGTCAGTCCAAATGTATCTTAATAGAGTGTGTCTCCAATGGAGTGTGCCTCCTTTGAAGGCAGCCTGCTATTGCTGGGCTCATTACCATAGAGACCCTAACGTGGCATGCTGATGCACCATAAAACTCACACTTTCAACCCCAAAACCAGACTCTTTGAACAACCCGAACTTGATTAGTCCTTTCTTCCATTCTTCTCCTTAAAAACCATTTCCTTGCCTTTTGAAACTTGGCCATCAAATCAAAATGAATTCTCTGATCACTGAAGAAAAGCAGAAACAAAAGTTTCCTGACGCCTCAATTCAGGAGGCCCCTTTTCTTCTCCGGCATTATTATCCATTTTTATTATGATCTGGAACAAGTGCCCCCTTTCGCGTGTTTTTTTGTTTACTGGAAATTAAATGATTTAGTCGgagtcaaacaaaaaaaaaaaaaatatctacgtGTTACACACAAGAGAAAGACTTCTTTAGACGTAAATATTATGTCCTCCCTGAAAAGGGAGCACAGGCTCCAGACTTAGCCTTTCAAGAATTAAGTATGACTTGCCTATTGCCATAGAAATCCTAACTTACCATGAAGATTCACCGTTGAGAAGAAGACTTCTTTGTGGAGGGAGGCTTTGATGTCTAAAGCATAATATTCAAGCTTTCAGCTGTGACTGTCTAGATTACCTTGAGAGCAACAGGGCAGACATCTGTAACAAGGAAATGAAAAATTAAAGGTGATTAGTCTATAGAAGCCAACAGTTTGAGAAATTCACACCCAAAGACAAGAATGGGAAGCAGATCTTATCTCTCATATGCAAAGTGTTCTGCAGATGCTCTGCATACATTTTCTAGCCATGGAGAACTCACAGTCACCATCTTGAGAAGAGGAATGGTCAAGTCAGGATGACCTGAGAGAGCTAAATCCTGAGATTCCATTTCTCCTAATAGCACTTACTGATCAATGACTCATTATAATACTGCTTTATAACAATCCAACACTTCTGGTGATAAAGTGGACCCCAGCTACATTGTATCCCAAACCTCATGAAGAACAGTGGACATTCCCAGAAGAAAGTCAAAGTGCAATCCCAGGTTGTAGTTATTcctcattcatatatatatatatatatatatatatatatatatatatatatatatatatatatatatatatatatatatatatatatatatatacttcaacTATGAACAATGAAGCCCCAGAAATCAGATACATGCTCCAGTCCATGGTACAAAAACAGTTTATTAAACAGAACATGATATAAGCTCCTGTAAGTCAGGATCAAAAGACACTTCACAAACATGTTTCATTGTCCTGTCTGTACAATAACATTATTTTAAGAACACTGAGAAACACCTCATGGCTCTTCAAAAACAGAatggcaaatttaataaaaaataattacacaTTCCCAAAGTGTGACCATTCTTGGCCCCTTTACATAAAAGAAAATATATACATACCAGCATACTCTGTAGAATCCTTTTATACATATATGTACACCCGGCTGAACATGACACCTATTAAaatattttattggaattttataCAAAccagtagaaaaaaaataaaataaaataacttaaaataacaaacactttataaaaaaaaagcacTAGCACTGCAGTTGACAAAGAGTTAAGCATCACATTTTGAGGGCACATTTTGGAAATACTTCTAGAATTCGGTTGTGTACAAATCCTTGACAAAACACTTTGGTTCCTTGGTGATGGGCTTTCCTGAAAGGTGAATAGAAGATTGGACAAGGTGAAGCTTGTAggtctacagcagtgttccccaagtccggtcctcaagagccaccaacaggtcatgtttttagtatttccttggtattgcacaggtgataattgcatcacctgcacaggcaataattccatcactaaggaagtcctgaaaacatgacctgttggtggctcttgaggaccggacttggggaacactggtctacagcatagacagatggagggattcaaTGGTGTTGGTCCAATGTTGACCTCATACTCAATCACACACTATACACAATGGTTTTAATTGTGATCATATCAAATAAGCTTTCTCTTTCATTGGTTCTGGGTTGCCCTTGGCAGGCCAGCTCTTTCTCTTTAGCAGTCTCTCTCTAAAATAAGAGAGTTGCTCTGGGTCGGGAGCAGTCAGTAGTTGGGCCTAGCTTCACAGTTGTTGTAGGAGGCCTTCCTGTGCTCAGGTGAAGGAGTGTGGCTGGGTGGGGTGGGGATGCCACTTGCTCCTGAGCTCTGGCACACATACCATTCGCTCAGGTTGGCTTGTGAAGATGATATTGGCTCAGAATGAGAGGAGGCAGCTGCAGGGTCCTGTCCAGAATCCGAGGATGGGGACACCAGAGAAGGTATGGAGGACTCATAGCCTGAGCTTGGAGGTGGAGATTTGCAGTGCACTTTCATGTGTTTTCTCAGGGAGCTGGGATGGGTGTAGGACTTGTCACAGCCCCTCACTTTGCAGTTATAGGGTTTGTCGCTGGTGTGGACATGCGAATGCTTCTTTCTGTCACTACTATTGGCAAATCGTCTGTCACAGCCTTCAAACTCACACTTAAAGGGTTTTTCTCCTGGAAGAAAAACGCAgagcaagaaaaaaaataattaaacaaaaGCCTTGAAGGAAATAATACAAGTCATTATATTGTCTAAAgatataatgtatgtatatatgAATCATATTTATGTATAACATACTATCCTACTGTTTATATGTAATAAATAACATCATTGTAATCCTAAATGATAATAATGTAGCAGTAACTATTACCAACAACCCTCGCAATTAACAAGTGCACGCTTACTAGTtaataggaatatatatatatatatatatatatatatatatatatatatatatatataataaaggtaTATGCATATACTTTTCTTAAAATATCCCTCTAGTGCTCATTTGTGCCTATCTAGAATTGTACATTAAATATTGAAACATAATAGCGAAAAATACAATAATAATATCTATCCCAAAAAGTTGCATGAAAGCAGGAGAAAGAAAAATCCTAACTGCACATGATTCAACATGTCTCCCCATTTTTTTCATGAAATATGATATATATTAAACACAATAATAACTCATCAAACCACATGCATATGAAACTTTACATAAACTACATATATTACTATATTTTGCAGAATACTCTATAAACAAGCAGGGATTGTGACTGTGACTTCCcatttctaatatatatatatatatatatatatatatatatatatatatatatatatatatatatatatatatatatatatatatatactctcagTCAGCGCTATTGTTTGCAATTTTCCTTTGGAACCTGCACAATTTCTGAAACTACTTTTTTGTTGACTTCTTCCCATAACTTACCACAAGGTTTAAACCCACTGTATGAACTGCTAAGAACTAAACTGCTTTCCATCTGTTGTCCTTAAATACCTTAAATACCAGTCAAGCACATTATATTATTATATCCGAGCCCTAGCTTGGGAATCTCATGGGAAATCGTCCATATTAAGTGTGGGATTGTGCAGTGTGTATTAATATCTCTCGGTAACAGTAAATGTAGCCATTCATTAATGTCTGTGCTGCAGGGCTTCAACTGTACAATAGGAGAAATATGAATCTTCATATATATTCTTAATTCCTATGTATCTTTTATTGCAGCACTGGAAAATACACTGTGCTTATATGCATAGGGAATGTGTATGAATGTGTGAGAGACATATATTAGAcaaatagataggtgatagatagatagatagatagatagatagataatagatagataatatatagatagatagatagatagattgatagatagataatagataggtagatagatagataatagatatatagataatatatagataggtaggtagatagatagatagatagatagatagatagatagatagatagatagataatagatatatggataatatatagataggtaggtagatagatagatagatagaaagatagatagatagataatagatagacagataatagatagacagataatagatagatagataaataatagatagataattgattaaATGTACATTTAGGTATTATACTGATAACATTTTCTCTAGTCTCCACACATGGTTATGAATACAGGGGACATTGTCTCTTATTATAAAGCCCATTCCAAAATTTAATATTAAAGTTCCCAATTATTCTAAATGGAGCCTTACCTTTCTATCTATTACAACCTCCAGATATATAAAATAAGTTTTATTTGTCCTCTATGCTTTTCGACTTTAATGTCGATTTTGGAATCTGAGGATTGTTTTCCACTACAAGCTTGTAGAATAGGAGATTCCAAATAAAAAGGGAAAGTTTGTTTACTTGAAAGACAGTCTATCATCAAAGGCAACATGTTCTTCGAGATGCATGGTAGGGTAGCACCTGTTCACAACTACCAGTAAGACTGATAATTTGAGAATTTGTCTTTTTTTAATGAATGGAATAGAAGGCAAAGCAACCAGACACTGCTAGAAAGCAAAGGAATGAGACATGCTGGAGGCAGAGAGGCTGTGTATTTGTTATAATAGTGTTGGTGAAATGCATAAAATCAAGATAGAATCAGTAAAATACATCAGTCTATATGCATCATTGTCTCATCATATGTAATGCTGTACATGATTATTTAATACAAATAATATATAAAGAACACATAATGCTATATATCAGCTTGAGCATTACAATTAATTTCTATTCGACATAGAAAATAGATATGTGAATGAATATATATGTCTACAAAGAGGAAAAAAATATATCTATTCTTTTATCCAATacggaaaaaattggaacagcatccaataCCAACTCCCATAACCCAACCAGTAATCCAATGGGCTTTTGACTCtattcttttatctatctatttttctatctagCATCATGTGTTATTTAAAAGtgcaaaaacagatttttttttctccttacagACTGATAAATAAAATAAGATGTCAGATAACTTGACAAATGAATATATTTAGCACACGGTAATCCACACTTAACTAGTTTTCCTTTCCTGACCATAAAATCCCATTTGTGGAGCCTGTATGAATTGTTTGGTGTTTTTCATAAATATTAATTAGGTAGAATGAAAGTTTACAACCACGTGCAGAAATCTATTTACCTCCTTTATTTTAGTAGCTTGATTCATTTCTAATCCCCAGAGCTttaaatcaatcagatcacaagatGGAAGTGGCCATAAAATATCTCTGGGGATTGTAATCAATTTCTTTCAATGCTGTCTAATGGTCAAAGGCAATATGTACTAAGTATATATACAACACGTGACTTCTCTAtatgataataataattataataataatacaattataAAGAGCTGCTAATAACAAATTGTGCACTgacctgtgtgagttctcttgtGGATCTTCAGGTTCTCGGATCTGGCGAAGACTTTCCCACAGCCTGGGAAGGGGCAGGGGAAGGGTTTCTCGCCCGTGTGGACCCTGATGTGGTTGACCAGCTTGTACTTGGCTTTGAAGGGCTTGCCTTCTCGGGCGCATTCTTCCCAGAAGCAGATGTGGTGGGACTGCTCGGGACCCCCGACGTGCTCCACGGTGACATGTGTGACCAGCTCGTGCATGGTGCTGTAAGTTTTGGAGCAAAGTTTTTTGGGCAGCTGGTCCTCCTCTATCCACTTGCAGATGAGCTCCTGCTTGATGGCTTGCCTCATGTAGCGGAAGAAGGCTCCAGGACCGTGGTGAGGAGCTAAGTTCATGTTCAGGTTCATGCCACTGCTGTAGCCACTGTGTAGAGCTGGAGAGGAGAAAAGATCCGTCCTAGACACTGGTTGGGTGAAATGATCAGACCTGGCATACATGTCTCCAGGTAGCCCCAATCTTAGCTGTCCGTTTAGAGGCTGGTGGCCACCTGGGGTTGCATGGGAATGCTGCTCATGATGGGGTCCAGAAAAGTAGGGATGGCTTCCAGGATCCGTGTGGTGGCCATGCTGCCCAGGGTAGCTACCTGTTGTTGAGACAAACATTCCATGGTGAGAAGATGCTGTGGAGTGCTGATCGCTCAGACCTGGCATCACTTGGACTGTCAGATCTCTCCCTAGTAAGAAGTCCCTACCTGCGGGGATAGCCTGAGCTGGGAGGGCTGAGAAGGACAGTGCTCCTGTGTGACTGGGGGCAGCCTCAGCAGGGCCTGCTGCCATGTGATGGTGCTGGTGATGGTGGTGAGGGCTATGGGCAGGGCTGAGCTTCAGGGCCGCTGGATGGTGCC
Encoded here:
- the LOC138638362 gene encoding zinc finger protein ZIC 4-like, with product MSVAALGNTVMDPAFSKRNPTLRIVDLAGAHHHHHHHHHHPPQTMPGFPGYMGHPHSMAHVHPGEFAAATDSRLGPSPAFRPEHMGHHPAALKLSPAHSPHHHHQHHHMAAGPAEAAPSHTGALSFSALPAQAIPAGRDFLLGRDLTVQVMPGLSDQHSTASSHHGMFVSTTGSYPGQHGHHTDPGSHPYFSGPHHEQHSHATPGGHQPLNGQLRLGLPGDMYARSDHFTQPVSRTDLFSSPALHSGYSSGMNLNMNLAPHHGPGAFFRYMRQAIKQELICKWIEEDQLPKKLCSKTYSTMHELVTHVTVEHVGGPEQSHHICFWEECAREGKPFKAKYKLVNHIRVHTGEKPFPCPFPGCGKVFARSENLKIHKRTHTGEKPFKCEFEGCDRRFANSSDRKKHSHVHTSDKPYNCKVRGCDKSYTHPSSLRKHMKVHCKSPPPSSGYESSIPSLVSPSSDSGQDPAAASSHSEPISSSQANLSEWYVCQSSGASGIPTPPSHTPSPEHRKASYNNCEARPNY